A single region of the candidate division KSB1 bacterium genome encodes:
- a CDS encoding MBL fold metallo-hydrolase, with translation MVRLTVLGSGSCVPNFRRSAAAYHLSGPRGSFFVDLGAGALRRATESGIPWAEADAVLLSHFHMDHFADLLPYLFALKNTPGLQRGRELVLAGPVGLRSLLTGLAELLGGWVLRPGVALEVLEMESGSLTLPGCRIEAARVQHSRGALGFRFEMEGVTISYSGDTGPCEEVIRLCQGAQVAILECAAIDEPMPSHLTPEEAGEIARQAGVELLLLSHFYPSARPADVLARCRRAYAGTVLIAEDLLQLALPSAKENHPPEKR, from the coding sequence ATGGTGAGGCTCACCGTCCTGGGGTCCGGCAGCTGTGTCCCGAACTTTCGCCGCTCCGCCGCGGCCTACCATTTGAGTGGACCGCGCGGGTCCTTCTTTGTCGATCTGGGGGCAGGAGCTCTACGTCGGGCCACCGAGTCGGGAATCCCTTGGGCAGAGGCCGACGCGGTCCTCCTCAGCCACTTCCACATGGATCATTTCGCAGATCTCTTACCCTATCTTTTCGCCCTCAAGAACACGCCCGGCCTTCAGCGTGGCCGGGAACTTGTGCTTGCGGGCCCCGTTGGATTACGTAGCCTGCTAACAGGGCTGGCCGAACTTCTTGGGGGCTGGGTATTACGACCCGGCGTGGCTCTGGAGGTGCTGGAGATGGAGAGCGGTTCCCTCACGCTTCCGGGCTGTCGGATCGAAGCCGCGCGGGTCCAGCACAGCCGAGGAGCCTTGGGTTTTCGCTTCGAGATGGAAGGCGTCACCATTAGCTACAGTGGCGATACCGGGCCCTGCGAAGAGGTGATCCGACTTTGCCAGGGGGCGCAGGTAGCCATTCTGGAGTGCGCCGCGATCGACGAACCCATGCCTTCCCACCTCACCCCTGAGGAAGCCGGCGAGATCGCTCGTCAGGCCGGAGTGGAGCTGTTGCTTCTCAGCCATTTCTACCCCTCGGCCCGTCCCGCCGACGTACTAGCTCGTTGCCGTCGAGCCTACGCGGGAACGGTCCTCATTGCCGAAGACTTGCTTCAGCTGGCCCTCCCCTCTGCGAAAGAAAACCACCCCCCGGAAAAGCGGTGA
- a CDS encoding DUF362 domain-containing protein — MSTRRSVDRREFLKQTSLLVVGSSLALAGRSETHEAKVKRARVVLVRDREAVDADGKPRGEVIQHMLDDAVMALTGKGSATEAWAVLVSPKDTVGIKTNVWAPLPTPAEVEQALVRRIREAGVPQDKIAIRDRGVFGDPHFEKATALFNARPLRTHYWAGIGGCLKNYIPFVPRPYEYHPDECADLAAIWKLHRLRERTRLNVLVALTPLFYGRGPHHFDRKYTWPYCGLFVSTDPVAVDALGARLLQLKRLAFFGEDRPLDTTPKHVVLADSRHGIGCADLEQIELIRLGWMEESLL; from the coding sequence ATGTCGACAAGGCGATCTGTCGACCGGCGCGAGTTTCTGAAGCAGACCAGCCTCCTGGTGGTCGGTTCCTCCCTTGCCCTCGCGGGCCGATCGGAGACGCACGAAGCAAAAGTCAAGCGCGCACGAGTCGTCCTCGTTCGCGATCGCGAGGCGGTGGATGCAGACGGCAAGCCCCGCGGCGAGGTGATTCAGCACATGCTGGACGATGCCGTGATGGCTTTGACCGGCAAGGGCAGCGCAACCGAAGCTTGGGCTGTGCTGGTCTCTCCAAAGGACACGGTAGGCATCAAGACGAACGTCTGGGCGCCTCTGCCCACGCCTGCGGAAGTGGAACAGGCCCTCGTGCGCCGCATTCGGGAGGCAGGGGTGCCCCAGGACAAGATCGCGATCCGCGATCGAGGAGTTTTTGGGGATCCTCACTTTGAGAAAGCCACTGCCCTCTTCAACGCCCGCCCGCTCCGGACCCATTACTGGGCAGGGATCGGAGGATGCCTGAAGAACTACATCCCCTTCGTCCCTCGGCCGTACGAATACCATCCAGACGAGTGCGCGGACCTCGCCGCGATCTGGAAGCTCCATCGCCTCCGGGAAAGGACGCGCCTGAACGTGCTGGTGGCGCTTACGCCCCTGTTCTACGGACGCGGACCCCATCATTTTGACCGTAAGTACACCTGGCCCTATTGCGGCCTGTTCGTGAGTACCGACCCCGTGGCTGTCGACGCCCTCGGAGCGAGGTTGCTCCAGTTGAAGCGATTGGCGTTCTTCGGCGAGGATCGTCCCTTGGACACAACGCCTAAGCACGTGGTCCTGGCCGATAGCCGCCACGGTATCGGGTGCGCTGACCTGGAGCAGATCGAGCTGATCCGCCTCGGGTGGATGGAGGAAAGCCTCCTCTGA
- a CDS encoding biopolymer transporter ExbD, translated as MQLLSRRRRRVLINITSLIDVLFLLLIFFAISTTFREQPGLNLALPEAQHGGLEQLAQELVVEVAPDRRIFLAGEEVPLDSLEARLQSILPSLAEKKLLLRADESVPHGLVVRAMDAAKAAGVETIVIATRLPEATP; from the coding sequence ATGCAGCTCCTTAGCCGGCGTCGGCGGCGCGTGTTGATCAACATTACCTCGCTTATCGACGTGCTCTTTCTGCTCCTGATCTTTTTCGCCATTTCCACCACCTTCCGGGAGCAGCCGGGCCTGAACCTTGCCCTTCCCGAAGCCCAGCATGGCGGCCTGGAACAGCTCGCGCAGGAACTCGTAGTCGAGGTCGCCCCCGACCGAAGAATATTCCTGGCCGGCGAGGAGGTACCGCTGGACAGCCTGGAAGCCCGCTTGCAGTCGATCCTTCCCTCCCTGGCGGAGAAGAAGCTCCTGCTCCGGGCCGACGAGAGTGTGCCCCACGGACTCGTCGTGCGCGCCATGGATGCAGCCAAGGCCGCCGGAGTGGAAACGATCGTCATCGCCACGCGCCTCCCGGAGGCCACCCCATGA
- a CDS encoding GatB/YqeY domain-containing protein, producing the protein MGIQEKLLQDMKDAMKSGDRLRLDTIRVLRAMLKDAQIAKQAELEEPEVIQVLQSAAKKRREAIELYRQGGRQDLVEKEQRELEIIESYLPQMMSADEVERYLDGVIARVGAVGLRDLGKVMAEAMRELRGRADGKLVQEIARRKLS; encoded by the coding sequence ATGGGGATCCAGGAGAAGCTGCTCCAGGACATGAAAGACGCCATGAAGTCCGGGGATCGGCTGCGGCTGGATACCATCCGCGTCCTGCGGGCGATGCTGAAGGACGCTCAAATCGCGAAGCAAGCCGAGCTGGAAGAGCCAGAAGTCATTCAGGTTCTTCAGTCCGCCGCAAAGAAGCGCCGGGAGGCGATCGAACTGTACCGGCAGGGGGGACGGCAGGACCTTGTCGAGAAGGAACAGCGCGAATTGGAGATCATCGAGTCGTACCTCCCGCAGATGATGTCTGCGGACGAGGTGGAGAGGTATCTCGACGGGGTGATTGCGCGCGTGGGGGCAGTTGGGTTGCGGGACCTGGGCAAGGTGATGGCGGAGGCCATGCGCGAGTTGCGAGGCCGTGCGGATGGCAAGCTGGTGCAGGAGATCGCGCGCCGCAAGTTGTCCTGA
- the upp gene encoding uracil phosphoribosyltransferase produces the protein MARVYVSENNLARSLLDLVRDATTPPSHVRTLVNHLTFHLILEASHNLDYKIKRIRTPVAEADALSVAKLPVGVVILRAGLGMLSTFLQIFPQAQVGFLGIHRDEATFRPVTYYQRLPARLEDVPVFVLDPMLATGGTACACLQLLRERGARNISFLSLVGAPEGVKRLSEAGDVNIYLISLDQGLDERGYIVPGLGDAGDRLFPVDGWPEFP, from the coding sequence ATGGCGCGGGTCTACGTCTCCGAGAATAACCTTGCCCGCAGTCTGCTTGACTTGGTCCGCGATGCCACGACGCCGCCCAGTCACGTCCGCACCCTCGTCAATCACCTCACCTTCCATCTTATTCTCGAGGCCTCTCACAATCTGGACTACAAGATCAAACGGATCCGCACACCGGTCGCCGAAGCCGACGCCCTCAGCGTGGCGAAGCTTCCGGTAGGGGTGGTGATCCTGCGTGCCGGCCTGGGGATGCTTTCGACGTTTCTGCAGATCTTCCCCCAGGCCCAGGTCGGATTCCTTGGCATCCACCGCGACGAGGCCACGTTCCGCCCCGTTACGTACTACCAGCGGCTGCCGGCGAGGCTTGAGGACGTACCGGTGTTCGTGTTGGATCCGATGCTCGCTACGGGCGGCACGGCCTGTGCCTGCCTTCAGCTCCTGCGCGAGAGGGGCGCCCGCAACATCTCCTTCCTTTCCCTGGTAGGCGCGCCCGAGGGGGTGAAGCGTCTCTCCGAAGCCGGTGACGTGAACATCTACCTCATTTCCCTGGACCAGGGCCTGGACGAGCGAGGCTACATTGTGCCCGGCCTCGGAGATGCCGGCGACCGGCTTTTCCCCGTCGACGGATGGCCGGAGTTCCCATGA
- a CDS encoding PH domain-containing protein has product MTFGAPWGRDVKWITWLVVAVLTVVAVVMVVVERQALEEKEAKIGAYAGVGGVLLVLLVVSAFAPRGYRVTAGYVEVLRPIGTVRIPLVEVTEVRRIEKKELSAMRLAGSGGFFGYYGAYRNRALGSFRMYVTDLSRAVLLRGKKSVVVSPDRPDVFVEVVRSYQSISTG; this is encoded by the coding sequence ATGACGTTTGGTGCCCCGTGGGGCCGAGATGTGAAATGGATAACTTGGCTGGTGGTTGCCGTACTAACCGTCGTGGCGGTCGTCATGGTTGTGGTCGAAAGACAAGCGCTGGAGGAAAAGGAGGCGAAGATCGGCGCCTACGCCGGGGTCGGAGGGGTGCTCTTAGTTCTGCTTGTGGTTTCTGCGTTCGCGCCTCGCGGCTACCGGGTTACTGCTGGCTATGTGGAGGTCTTGCGGCCCATTGGGACCGTCCGGATCCCGCTGGTCGAGGTAACGGAGGTGCGGCGCATCGAAAAGAAGGAGCTCTCCGCTATGCGCCTGGCAGGAAGCGGGGGATTCTTCGGCTACTACGGCGCCTACCGAAACCGGGCTCTCGGCTCTTTCCGGATGTACGTCACGGATCTGTCGCGAGCGGTTCTTCTCCGCGGCAAGAAGTCGGTTGTGGTGAGCCCGGACCGGCCCGATGTCTTTGTGGAAGTGGTCCGATCGTACCAGAGTATCTCCACCGGTTAG
- a CDS encoding CvpA family protein, which translates to MNALDGVFLLILAIFAVRGLVRGFFRETFGLIGLVLGVLLAIRWLDSVAGFLSRFVSLGPSILAILAFVLVFVTVAVGFRLLAAIFRGLFRMGSLGWVDRSAGGVVGLLKGAILAGAVAFVVSLVPFPAKHWSLREGSTLYPAFRKVLPASFDLVRLVWPGTQRFTQELGQTFRGKWPAGQVDSLLRNYGWSKARDGRKHE; encoded by the coding sequence GTGAATGCTCTCGACGGCGTTTTCCTCCTAATCCTCGCCATCTTTGCCGTGCGCGGATTGGTGCGTGGCTTTTTCCGCGAGACCTTTGGCCTTATCGGTCTAGTGCTCGGGGTGCTCCTTGCGATTCGTTGGCTGGATTCCGTCGCGGGGTTTCTGTCCCGATTCGTCTCGCTCGGCCCTTCGATCCTGGCCATTCTGGCCTTCGTGCTGGTGTTCGTCACGGTGGCTGTCGGGTTTCGGCTCTTGGCGGCCATTTTTCGCGGGCTTTTCCGAATGGGTTCGCTCGGATGGGTCGATCGTTCGGCCGGGGGCGTGGTGGGCCTTCTGAAAGGGGCGATCCTGGCAGGGGCGGTCGCCTTTGTGGTGTCCCTGGTGCCATTTCCAGCCAAACATTGGAGTCTGCGGGAAGGCTCCACGCTGTATCCAGCCTTCCGCAAGGTTCTGCCCGCCAGCTTCGACCTGGTACGACTTGTCTGGCCCGGCACGCAACGCTTCACCCAGGAGCTCGGCCAGACCTTTCGCGGAAAGTGGCCCGCCGGCCAGGTGGATTCTCTGTTGCGTAATTACGGTTGGTCAAAGGCCCGGGACGGCCGGAAGCACGAATGA
- the rpsU gene encoding 30S ribosomal protein S21, with product MPSVRIREGEDFEKALKRFHRACERAGLMSDIRKHQRFEKPSQKRKRKLAAARRRQRKLLARLEGYRR from the coding sequence ATGCCAAGCGTGAGGATCAGAGAAGGCGAGGATTTTGAGAAGGCGCTTAAGCGGTTCCATCGTGCCTGCGAGCGGGCGGGACTGATGTCGGACATCCGCAAGCACCAGCGCTTCGAGAAGCCGAGCCAGAAGCGTAAGCGCAAGCTGGCGGCTGCCCGCCGTCGCCAGAGGAAGCTATTGGCCAGGCTTGAAGGGTACCGTCGCTGA
- a CDS encoding inositol monophosphatase, with translation MDSWQAPGSEWDEYLRVALEAAEEGARVLRDFAGKIGTGQIDRKRAFDYVTQADVQSENAIIARISRSFPDHSIFAEESEKGEGTFRWLIDPLDGTTNFVHGYPVYAVSVALEYRGKVVVGVVLDVPRGDCYYAVRGAGAYCNGRRLTVSALEEPGLGILTTGFPFRAKEHIDHYLASFRKLFLIFSDVRRAGAVALDLAHLASGHCEGFWEIGLSPWDIAAGSLLVEEAGGKVTDFGGGDQYIWTGNIVASNGLLHPIILDAVRSVFAGIIDK, from the coding sequence ATGGACAGCTGGCAGGCACCGGGTTCAGAGTGGGACGAGTACCTGCGCGTTGCTCTGGAAGCGGCGGAGGAGGGAGCCAGGGTACTGCGCGACTTCGCCGGGAAGATCGGAACGGGGCAGATCGACCGGAAGCGCGCTTTCGACTACGTCACCCAGGCAGACGTGCAGTCGGAAAACGCCATTATCGCCCGCATCTCGAGGAGCTTCCCAGACCACTCCATCTTCGCCGAGGAGTCCGAGAAGGGCGAGGGGACCTTCCGCTGGCTCATCGACCCCCTGGACGGCACGACCAATTTTGTGCACGGCTATCCGGTCTATGCCGTCTCGGTGGCCCTCGAGTACCGGGGCAAGGTGGTCGTCGGTGTAGTGCTGGATGTGCCGCGCGGCGACTGCTACTACGCTGTGCGCGGAGCAGGCGCCTACTGCAATGGCCGTCGCCTCACCGTCTCCGCTCTGGAAGAGCCAGGCTTAGGGATCCTGACGACAGGGTTCCCTTTTCGGGCCAAGGAGCACATTGACCACTACCTGGCTTCCTTTCGCAAACTTTTCTTGATCTTCTCGGACGTGCGCCGGGCGGGGGCGGTGGCCCTCGATCTCGCTCACCTGGCCAGCGGGCATTGCGAAGGCTTCTGGGAGATCGGACTGTCGCCCTGGGACATTGCGGCGGGTAGCCTGCTCGTCGAAGAGGCGGGGGGAAAGGTCACGGATTTCGGCGGCGGCGATCAGTACATATGGACGGGTAACATCGTGGCTTCGAACGGGCTGTTGCACCCGATCATCCTCGACGCGGTGCGAAGCGTCTTTGCCGGCATCATCGACAAGTAG
- a CDS encoding energy transducer TonB produces MLAPSESPQAIQFLLSPTGDPLRRLRWAALACSIAIHLLALSLISLLTVAHPGGVTRTAPPREKLLTFRLVETPASARTEQPPSEAQAVSDKNARAQNPDAPHHLPEGLAYARLKSPLTGDGGQVGTETGQLGSGAQPGGDRQPGPATQDQVASPERDSRLSSFQGLHRPKFSVDALGTPMDAGKPKAGGGQQESRSRFLGDFSLNTYAWDYAPYLLYMKRRLEENLYPPPAFTLMGIISGNVILRFKVMPDGTVEDLAVEEYDCHPSLVECSLLAVKNSSPFRPLPRDFPEPYLELRWKFMYIVYR; encoded by the coding sequence ATGCTGGCCCCCTCCGAATCTCCGCAGGCTATTCAATTTCTCCTTTCCCCCACCGGGGATCCGCTGCGGCGCCTTCGGTGGGCCGCCCTGGCGTGCTCGATCGCCATTCATCTCTTAGCGCTCTCCTTGATCAGCCTCCTGACCGTGGCTCACCCGGGGGGCGTAACCCGGACGGCGCCACCCAGAGAGAAGCTGCTTACCTTCCGGCTGGTAGAAACCCCCGCCAGTGCCCGAACGGAGCAGCCTCCGTCCGAGGCTCAAGCAGTCTCCGACAAGAACGCCCGGGCGCAGAACCCGGACGCTCCCCATCACCTGCCTGAGGGCTTGGCCTACGCGCGCCTCAAGTCTCCGTTAACCGGGGACGGGGGACAGGTGGGAACAGAAACGGGCCAGCTCGGTTCAGGGGCCCAGCCTGGTGGCGATCGTCAACCTGGCCCAGCCACCCAGGACCAGGTCGCTTCTCCCGAGCGGGATTCCCGGCTCTCCTCCTTCCAGGGCCTCCACAGGCCCAAGTTCTCCGTCGATGCTCTGGGCACTCCGATGGACGCAGGCAAGCCCAAAGCGGGCGGGGGGCAGCAGGAGTCACGGTCGCGCTTCCTCGGCGACTTTTCCTTGAACACCTACGCCTGGGATTACGCGCCTTATCTTCTCTACATGAAGCGAAGATTAGAGGAGAACCTTTATCCGCCGCCGGCCTTCACGCTGATGGGTATCATTAGCGGGAACGTGATCCTCCGTTTCAAGGTTATGCCGGACGGGACGGTGGAGGATTTGGCCGTGGAAGAGTACGATTGCCACCCTTCCCTCGTGGAGTGTAGCCTGCTGGCCGTGAAGAACTCCTCCCCCTTCCGCCCCCTACCGAGGGATTTCCCGGAGCCGTATCTGGAGCTGCGCTGGAAGTTCATGTACATCGTCTATCGATAG
- a CDS encoding MotA/TolQ/ExbB proton channel family protein, which translates to MSAMWKELVKGGITMIPLAIFSVAGLAVFLEKLITLRRKAVLIPEVVQLIENLHSEAEVQELARLCQERPGPLSRIVALTLLHRHLPKEEIEEIIEEQGRQEGRLLERGLVVLETVAGASPLLGLLGTVFGIIKVFNVISVQGVGQASSFSAGISEALITTAAGLSIGIPALVAYNAFAHRAEGLILDIEKYSVILLRRLKALQGGDARDAAP; encoded by the coding sequence ATGAGCGCGATGTGGAAGGAACTGGTTAAGGGCGGGATCACCATGATCCCGCTAGCCATCTTCTCCGTGGCCGGCCTTGCGGTGTTCCTGGAGAAACTGATCACCCTGCGGCGCAAAGCCGTCCTCATCCCGGAGGTCGTCCAGCTGATCGAGAACCTGCACAGCGAGGCAGAGGTGCAGGAATTGGCCAGGCTCTGCCAAGAGAGACCCGGTCCCCTGTCGCGGATCGTTGCCCTTACTCTGCTGCACCGGCATCTGCCCAAGGAAGAGATCGAGGAGATCATTGAGGAGCAGGGCCGGCAGGAAGGGCGCCTTCTGGAACGAGGCCTGGTGGTCTTAGAGACCGTGGCTGGAGCCTCTCCGCTTCTGGGCCTGCTTGGAACCGTGTTCGGCATCATCAAGGTGTTCAATGTGATCTCGGTCCAGGGGGTGGGACAAGCTTCCTCGTTCTCGGCGGGAATCAGTGAGGCCCTGATCACGACGGCAGCCGGCCTTTCCATCGGAATCCCGGCCCTGGTGGCCTACAACGCGTTTGCGCATCGAGCGGAAGGCCTGATCCTGGACATCGAGAAGTACTCGGTCATTCTCCTCCGAAGGCTGAAAGCTCTGCAGGGCGGAGACGCGAGAGATGCAGCTCCTTAG
- a CDS encoding endonuclease MutS2, which translates to MTGWERSLEALEFPRIVERLCSHALSEPAREELARTAPLRDGQQIRREQALVSEMRRILEFDDPFPLSPFPDIRPHLRKAGIEDSVLSPQELVEVSTVAVAASAVQRYFRGKSDKYPELAQLVSGVSGFAWLHKEISYAIDLHTYEVLDRASPELARLRKQILSTEEAARRRVEAILRELAQKGYLQDDVITIRDGRLVLMVKEEFRSKVPGLVHDHSASGQSYFIEPVEAFELNNRVRELRVEERKEVERILRRLTAMLRAELPALSENFRVLVEVDRIHAKARFSQEIGASEPIFNDYGRYRIVEGRHPLLLLRWKDPTRVVPLSLDLGENFVTLVITGPNAGGKTVALKTVGLIVVMAHAGLHVPAAPDTEVAFTDEVFAEIGDLQSVEMDLSTFSSRIQRLKEIVEGATGRSLVLVDEIGSGTDPEEGAALAMSVLEELTARGARTIVTTHLGVLKAFAHRHPGMENGSMEFDPETLSPTYRFRIGIPGSSYAFEIARRLGLPEGLVRRARERVGQEKHRLESLIAELDRRLQELSDRTHRLAQREAELQQLKEQYEESLRTLKEQQREIRKKALEEAEELLRNTNALIERTVREIREQQAAREVVREARRRLEEQKEAVAKQLASLRAESREPTVRADVELELRPGSRVIWSKFGTEALVLDEPDSEGRVLVEAGSVKVRVPLEELAPASRPSRGTGGGTSYRVDSLSEVRPEVDLRGLSVADALAEVDRFLDMAVLAGLSTVRIVHGKGTGRLRTEIQRFLRDDPRVRSARTGQWNEGDLGVTVVELKG; encoded by the coding sequence ATGACGGGCTGGGAACGCAGTCTTGAGGCTTTAGAATTTCCGCGGATCGTCGAACGGCTGTGTTCGCACGCGCTCTCGGAGCCGGCGCGCGAGGAGCTCGCCCGCACGGCTCCCCTTCGCGACGGGCAGCAGATCCGTCGGGAGCAGGCTCTGGTGAGCGAGATGCGGCGCATCCTGGAATTCGACGACCCCTTCCCCCTTTCTCCCTTCCCTGACATCCGTCCCCATCTCCGCAAGGCCGGCATCGAGGACAGCGTCCTTTCCCCCCAGGAACTGGTGGAGGTGAGCACGGTCGCTGTGGCGGCCAGCGCCGTACAACGCTACTTCCGCGGGAAGAGCGACAAGTACCCCGAGCTCGCCCAGCTGGTGAGCGGCGTCTCCGGCTTTGCCTGGCTGCACAAGGAGATCAGCTACGCCATCGATCTCCACACCTACGAGGTGCTCGATCGGGCCAGCCCCGAGCTTGCCCGCCTCCGCAAGCAGATCCTGTCCACGGAGGAGGCGGCGCGTCGTCGCGTGGAAGCCATCCTGAGGGAGCTCGCCCAAAAAGGGTATCTCCAGGACGACGTGATCACCATCCGGGACGGCCGCCTGGTGCTCATGGTCAAAGAGGAGTTCCGCAGCAAGGTCCCGGGCTTGGTCCACGATCATTCGGCCAGTGGTCAGAGTTACTTCATTGAGCCCGTGGAGGCCTTCGAGCTGAACAACCGGGTGCGCGAACTCCGGGTTGAGGAACGCAAGGAGGTGGAGCGCATCCTCAGACGGCTAACGGCGATGTTGCGCGCCGAGCTGCCGGCCTTGTCCGAGAATTTCCGCGTGCTCGTCGAGGTGGACCGGATCCACGCCAAGGCCCGTTTCTCGCAGGAGATTGGCGCCAGCGAGCCGATTTTCAACGACTACGGTCGCTATCGCATTGTGGAAGGACGCCACCCGCTCCTCCTTCTGCGCTGGAAAGATCCCACCCGCGTGGTGCCTCTGTCCCTGGACCTCGGCGAGAACTTCGTCACCTTGGTGATCACGGGCCCGAATGCCGGCGGGAAGACGGTGGCCCTGAAGACGGTGGGGTTGATTGTGGTAATGGCTCACGCCGGGCTTCACGTACCGGCCGCTCCCGACACGGAGGTGGCCTTCACCGATGAGGTCTTCGCGGAGATCGGGGATCTCCAGTCGGTGGAAATGGACTTGTCGACGTTCAGTTCCCGCATTCAGCGCCTGAAGGAGATCGTCGAGGGGGCCACCGGCCGGAGCCTTGTGCTGGTGGACGAAATTGGCTCGGGCACCGATCCCGAGGAAGGCGCTGCCCTGGCCATGAGCGTCCTGGAGGAGCTTACGGCTCGCGGCGCACGCACCATCGTGACCACCCACCTGGGCGTGCTCAAAGCCTTCGCGCACCGTCATCCCGGAATGGAAAACGGCTCCATGGAATTCGACCCGGAGACCCTCAGTCCCACTTATCGTTTCCGGATCGGGATACCGGGCTCAAGCTACGCCTTCGAGATCGCGCGGCGTCTCGGACTCCCCGAAGGCCTTGTGCGGCGAGCAAGGGAGCGAGTCGGGCAAGAGAAACATCGCCTGGAGAGCCTGATTGCCGAGCTGGATCGGCGTCTGCAGGAGCTTTCGGATCGCACCCACCGCCTGGCCCAGAGAGAGGCCGAGCTGCAACAGCTCAAGGAGCAGTACGAGGAGAGTTTGCGTACCCTCAAGGAGCAGCAGAGAGAGATCCGAAAGAAGGCCCTCGAAGAAGCGGAGGAGCTTCTTAGGAACACCAACGCGCTGATTGAGCGCACGGTGCGGGAGATTCGGGAGCAGCAGGCGGCGCGCGAGGTGGTCCGAGAGGCCAGGAGGAGGCTGGAGGAGCAGAAGGAGGCCGTGGCGAAGCAACTTGCGTCCCTCCGTGCGGAGTCGCGGGAGCCGACCGTCCGGGCCGACGTCGAGCTCGAGCTCCGACCAGGGAGCCGCGTGATCTGGAGCAAGTTCGGAACGGAGGCTCTGGTCCTCGACGAGCCGGACTCGGAGGGGCGTGTTCTGGTTGAGGCGGGAAGCGTGAAGGTGCGCGTACCGTTGGAAGAGCTGGCCCCCGCGAGCCGGCCCTCCCGAGGTACCGGCGGCGGGACAAGCTACCGGGTGGACAGCCTCAGCGAGGTCCGGCCGGAGGTGGACTTGCGCGGGTTGTCGGTGGCCGATGCCCTGGCCGAAGTGGATCGGTTCCTCGACATGGCGGTCCTGGCAGGGCTCAGCACAGTCCGGATCGTGCACGGAAAGGGGACGGGGCGCCTTCGGACTGAGATCCAGCGCTTCCTGCGCGATGACCCGCGCGTGCGCAGCGCCCGCACAGGCCAATGGAACGAAGGCGATCTGGGAGTCACCGTGGTTGAACTGAAGGGTTGA
- a CDS encoding isoaspartyl peptidase/L-asparaginase, with protein sequence MTRPRIVVHGGAWNIPDEEVEAHERGCRIAVERGWQVLLAGGSAVDAVEAAVRVMEDDPTFDAGVGAFLNAEGEVELDAAIMDGSTLAAGAVAALRRVRAPVSVARAVMERTQHVLLVGEGAALFAEAQGFERCRTSDLLVGRELERWKAIQQQRGFDVRTVFSGPRPVPSGTVGAVALDLRGNLAAATSTGGTPNKMPGRVGDSPLIGAGTYADNATAAISATGWGEGFIRLVVAKTICDLIECGREPDEAVDEVMHRLETRVGGSGGVILLDRKGRMVVRYNTPRMARAWVDENGQVHSAV encoded by the coding sequence ATGACCAGGCCGCGCATTGTGGTTCACGGAGGGGCGTGGAACATACCGGATGAGGAAGTAGAGGCTCACGAGAGGGGTTGTCGGATCGCCGTAGAACGCGGGTGGCAGGTGCTTCTGGCTGGTGGATCGGCGGTCGACGCCGTCGAGGCCGCGGTCCGGGTGATGGAAGACGATCCTACCTTTGACGCCGGCGTCGGCGCTTTCCTCAACGCCGAGGGAGAGGTCGAGCTGGACGCGGCGATCATGGACGGTTCTACCTTAGCTGCCGGGGCTGTGGCGGCCCTCCGGCGGGTGCGGGCTCCGGTGTCGGTCGCACGCGCCGTGATGGAGCGCACCCAGCATGTGCTCCTGGTGGGGGAAGGGGCTGCCCTCTTTGCAGAGGCCCAGGGTTTTGAGCGCTGCCGGACGTCGGATCTCCTCGTCGGTCGCGAGCTTGAGAGGTGGAAGGCCATCCAGCAGCAGCGGGGTTTCGATGTCCGCACCGTTTTCTCTGGCCCTCGCCCGGTCCCAAGCGGGACGGTAGGGGCAGTCGCCTTAGACCTTCGGGGCAATCTGGCCGCTGCCACCTCGACCGGGGGCACCCCCAACAAGATGCCGGGGCGGGTGGGAGATTCGCCTTTAATCGGTGCCGGCACCTACGCCGACAACGCGACGGCAGCCATTTCCGCCACCGGATGGGGGGAGGGCTTTATTCGCCTGGTGGTGGCCAAGACCATTTGCGACCTCATCGAGTGCGGGCGCGAGCCTGACGAGGCCGTAGACGAGGTGATGCATCGCCTCGAGACGCGCGTGGGTGGAAGTGGCGGGGTGATTCTGCTCGATCGCAAGGGCAGAATGGTTGTGCGCTACAATACGCCCCGTATGGCCCGCGCCTGGGTCGACGAGAACGGGCAGGTTCACAGCGCGGTCTGA